The following are from one region of the Tenacibaculum dicentrarchi genome:
- a CDS encoding DMT family transporter, which produces MNQRTLALIASSIATVIYGITFTVAKEVMPMYIKPFAFIILRVAGATTVFWALGFFVNAKSIEKSDYKKILITAFFGVGLNMLTFFKGLSYTTPISASVMMVTAPILVLIFASILLKERLIPRKIIGVIVGMVGAIILIAYGSSANVAAKNIMLGNFLVFVNAASYAMYLVQAKKLIAKYHPIVFVKWLYLFGLLLVLPFGLSELMEVQWQVMPTSIYLKAGFVVLFTTCITYLCNLFALARLKPTTVSVFIYLQPVIASIYALMVGSDSFNTVKIVATLFIFLGVFLVTKQAEVVVKNK; this is translated from the coding sequence ATGAATCAAAGAACCCTTGCATTAATAGCCTCGTCAATAGCTACAGTTATTTATGGAATTACCTTTACAGTAGCTAAAGAAGTAATGCCAATGTATATAAAACCTTTTGCATTTATCATACTTCGAGTAGCAGGAGCTACTACTGTTTTTTGGGCTTTAGGATTTTTTGTAAACGCAAAATCAATAGAAAAATCAGATTATAAAAAAATTCTAATTACGGCTTTTTTTGGTGTTGGGCTAAACATGCTTACTTTTTTTAAAGGACTAAGTTATACCACGCCAATTAGTGCATCGGTAATGATGGTTACTGCACCCATTTTAGTATTAATATTCGCTAGTATTTTATTAAAAGAACGTTTAATTCCTCGTAAAATAATAGGTGTAATTGTAGGAATGGTAGGTGCAATTATTTTAATAGCCTACGGAAGTTCGGCTAATGTAGCAGCTAAAAATATTATGTTGGGTAACTTTTTAGTGTTTGTAAATGCCGCTTCGTACGCAATGTATTTAGTACAGGCTAAAAAATTAATCGCAAAATACCATCCGATTGTTTTTGTAAAATGGCTGTATTTATTTGGGTTATTACTTGTGTTACCTTTCGGATTATCAGAATTAATGGAAGTACAATGGCAAGTAATGCCAACGTCTATTTATTTAAAAGCAGGTTTTGTCGTATTATTTACCACTTGTATCACTTATTTATGTAATTTATTTGCGCTAGCACGCTTAAAACCCACAACAGTAAGTGTTTTTATTTATTTGCAACCTGTAATTGCTTCTATTTATGCGTTAATGGTAGGAAGCGATAGTTTTAATACTGTAAAAATAGTAGCCACATTATTTATCTTTTTAGGTGTTTTTCTAGTAACCAAGCAAGCAGAAGTAGTAGTTAAAAATAAATAA
- the lysM gene encoding peptidoglycan-binding protein LysM: MGIFSFIKNAGAKVFGVGKTTEEEAAEKSIKLIDAVNGLELSVENLAIAIEEDKAIISGEAADLATKEKVILVVGNTNGIGSVEDNMSVAPVEVVAEQVEVVEEIMAQFHTVGSGDTLGKIAKEFYGDAMKYTVIFEANKPMLSHPDKIYPGQVLRIPALVD, encoded by the coding sequence ATGGGAATTTTTTCATTTATTAAAAACGCTGGAGCTAAAGTATTTGGTGTAGGAAAAACAACAGAAGAGGAAGCTGCTGAAAAATCTATCAAATTAATAGATGCAGTAAACGGATTAGAATTATCTGTTGAAAATTTAGCAATTGCTATAGAAGAAGACAAAGCAATTATTTCTGGTGAAGCTGCCGATTTAGCAACCAAAGAAAAAGTAATTTTAGTAGTAGGAAACACTAACGGAATTGGTTCAGTTGAAGACAACATGAGCGTTGCACCTGTTGAGGTTGTAGCAGAACAAGTTGAAGTTGTAGAAGAAATAATGGCGCAATTTCATACTGTAGGAAGTGGAGATACTTTAGGTAAAATAGCAAAAGAATTTTATGGTGATGCTATGAAGTACACCGTAATTTTTGAAGCAAACAAGCCAATGTTATCGCACCCTGATAAAATTTACCCAGGGCAAGTATTAAGAATACCTGCTTTAGTAGATTAA
- the thiL gene encoding thiamine-phosphate kinase, with translation MLEDKNQERTSLAKLGEFGLINHLTEHFKLYNSSTVKGIGDDAAVISASEKERLITTDLLVEGVHFDLSYMPLKHLGYKAVMVNLSDVYAMNGVAEQITVSIAVSNRFPLEALEELYAGIQLACDTYKVDLIGGDTTSSTKGMLISITAIGTAEKEEIVYRDGAKDTDLIVVSGDLGAAYLGLQVLEREKQVFQVNPQNQPDLDAYTYLIERQLKPEARKDVVALLKDLEVKPTSMIDISDGLSSEIMHICTQSKMGCKIYEDKLPLDPQVISTSEEFKMDSTMIALSGGEDYELLFTVPLADFDKIKSNPNLSIIGHVVAQNQGMNLVTRANQEIELKAQGWNTFKQDDQE, from the coding sequence ATGTTAGAAGATAAAAATCAAGAGAGAACATCATTAGCCAAACTAGGAGAGTTTGGATTAATAAACCATTTAACTGAGCATTTTAAGCTGTACAATTCATCAACGGTAAAAGGAATTGGCGATGATGCTGCGGTTATTAGCGCATCAGAAAAAGAACGCTTAATAACTACCGATTTATTGGTTGAAGGCGTGCATTTTGATTTAAGTTACATGCCTTTAAAACACTTAGGATATAAAGCTGTAATGGTTAATTTATCAGACGTGTATGCAATGAATGGCGTTGCCGAACAAATTACGGTTTCTATAGCCGTTTCAAACCGTTTCCCGTTAGAAGCTTTAGAAGAATTATACGCAGGAATTCAACTTGCTTGTGATACGTATAAAGTTGATTTAATAGGAGGAGATACAACTTCATCAACCAAAGGAATGCTAATTTCTATTACAGCAATAGGAACAGCAGAAAAAGAAGAAATTGTATATAGAGATGGCGCAAAAGACACTGATTTAATCGTTGTTTCAGGCGATTTAGGTGCGGCATATTTAGGATTACAAGTTTTAGAAAGAGAGAAACAAGTATTTCAAGTAAACCCACAAAATCAGCCCGATTTAGATGCTTATACTTATTTAATTGAACGTCAATTAAAGCCCGAAGCTCGTAAAGATGTTGTTGCCTTATTAAAAGATTTAGAGGTAAAACCAACATCTATGATTGATATTTCTGACGGATTATCATCAGAAATAATGCACATTTGTACCCAAAGTAAAATGGGATGTAAAATTTATGAAGATAAATTACCGCTAGACCCGCAAGTAATTTCAACATCCGAAGAATTTAAAATGGACAGCACCATGATTGCTTTGAGTGGTGGCGAAGATTACGAATTGTTATTTACCGTACCGCTTGCCGATTTTGATAAAATAAAATCGAATCCGAATTTATCAATTATCGGGCATGTTGTTGCGCAAAATCAAGGAATGAATTTAGTAACCCGTGCCAATCAAGAAATTGAATTAAAAGCACAAGGTTGGAATACTTTTAAGCAAGACGATCAAGAATAA
- a CDS encoding MbnP family protein encodes MKYIFLFTISALFFSCSTDDDELIKHATIKLNFTQNWDKTPINTDDLSRTKFTNKLGTKLIIDDLYYIISNVIFTDGAGISTVFKTHYLVNLKDSKSLTAVLPEKISEGIYTVSVTFGLNKEENSTKNLKGLENFNVSEKLGGGYHFMKMDGTYFNAKKIYVPFNYHTISPFNTATKKTENTSFLVDLGVIPIKNDATIELKMNVAQWFKNPKDWDLNELNTYLTKSYDTQKMMFENGKKGVFSLGTVSQ; translated from the coding sequence ATGAAATATATTTTCTTATTTACTATAAGTGCCCTTTTTTTTTCTTGCAGTACTGATGATGATGAATTAATTAAACACGCTACTATCAAACTTAATTTTACTCAAAATTGGGATAAAACACCTATAAATACCGATGATTTAAGCCGTACAAAATTCACGAATAAACTCGGTACAAAACTTATTATTGATGATTTATATTATATTATTTCAAATGTTATTTTTACCGATGGCGCAGGGATTTCTACCGTTTTTAAAACTCATTATTTAGTAAATTTAAAAGATTCAAAAAGTTTAACAGCTGTTTTACCTGAAAAAATATCGGAAGGAATTTATACAGTTTCTGTTACTTTTGGCTTAAATAAAGAAGAAAACTCTACTAAAAATTTAAAAGGTTTAGAAAATTTTAATGTGTCAGAAAAATTAGGTGGCGGCTATCATTTTATGAAAATGGACGGTACTTATTTTAATGCTAAAAAGATTTACGTACCTTTCAACTACCATACAATTAGCCCTTTTAATACCGCAACTAAAAAAACAGAAAACACGTCTTTTTTAGTTGATTTAGGTGTAATTCCTATTAAAAATGATGCAACTATCGAACTAAAAATGAATGTTGCACAATGGTTTAAAAACCCTAAAGATTGGGATTTAAATGAACTAAACACCTATTTAACAAAAAGCTATGATACCCAAAAAATGATGTTTGAAAATGGAAAGAAAGGCGTTTTTAGTTTAGGAACTGTTTCGCAATAA
- a CDS encoding HesB/IscA family protein, whose protein sequence is MIKVSETAKNKVVQLMTEDGFDATTDFVRVGVKSGGCSGLSYDLTFDKNTQENDKIFEENNIKIVVDKKSFLYLVGTTLEYSGGLNGKGFVFNNPNANRTCGCGESFSL, encoded by the coding sequence ATGATAAAAGTTTCAGAAACAGCAAAGAATAAAGTTGTTCAATTAATGACAGAAGACGGCTTTGATGCTACCACCGATTTTGTTCGTGTTGGCGTAAAAAGCGGAGGTTGTTCAGGATTATCATACGACTTAACTTTTGACAAAAACACCCAAGAAAACGATAAAATTTTCGAAGAAAATAATATAAAAATTGTTGTTGATAAAAAAAGCTTTTTATACCTTGTAGGAACTACCTTAGAGTATTCTGGAGGGTTAAACGGAAAAGGCTTTGTTTTTAACAATCCGAATGCCAACCGTACCTGCGGATGTGGTGAAAGTTTTTCTTTATAA
- the sufB gene encoding Fe-S cluster assembly protein SufB: protein MSKYTEDDLREELKTKEYEYGFYTDIESETFAKGLNEDVVRAISKKKNEPQWMTDWRLEAFRVWEKMEEPEWANVQYEKPKFQDIAYYSAPKEKPKLNSLDEVDPELLDTFKRLGISLDEQKKLANVAVDIVVDSVSVATTFRETLGKKGIIFMPISEAIQEHPELVRKYLGTVVPTTDNFYSALNSAVFSDGSFCYIPKGVRCPMELSTYFRINEGGTGQFERTLVVADKGSYVSYLEGCTAPSRDENQLHAAVVELIAMDDAEIKYSTVQNWYPGNAEGKGGVYNFVTKRAICETNAKVSWTQVETGSAVTWKYPSCILKGDNSVGEFYSIAVTNNYQQADTGTKMIHLGKNTKSTIISKGISAGKSQNSYRGLVQIGSRAENARNFSQCDSLLMGNQCGAHTFPYIETKNKSAQIEHEATTSKIGEDQLFYCNQRGIDTEKAIALIVNGFSKEVLNKLPMEFAVEAQKLLEISLEGSVG from the coding sequence ATGAGCAAGTACACCGAAGATGATTTAAGAGAAGAGTTAAAAACCAAAGAATATGAATATGGTTTTTATACTGATATAGAAAGTGAAACCTTTGCAAAAGGGTTAAATGAAGATGTAGTTCGAGCAATTTCAAAAAAGAAAAACGAACCACAATGGATGACCGATTGGCGTTTAGAAGCCTTTCGAGTTTGGGAAAAAATGGAAGAACCTGAATGGGCAAATGTTCAGTATGAAAAGCCTAAATTTCAAGATATTGCCTACTACTCAGCACCAAAAGAAAAGCCAAAATTAAACAGTTTAGATGAAGTTGACCCTGAATTATTGGACACTTTTAAACGTTTAGGAATTTCTTTAGATGAACAAAAAAAGTTAGCAAACGTAGCGGTTGATATTGTAGTAGATTCTGTTTCTGTTGCAACAACTTTTAGAGAAACTTTAGGTAAAAAAGGGATTATTTTTATGCCTATTTCTGAAGCGATTCAAGAGCATCCTGAATTAGTCCGAAAATATTTAGGAACTGTTGTGCCAACTACGGATAATTTTTATTCGGCGTTAAATTCCGCAGTTTTTTCTGATGGTTCATTTTGTTATATTCCAAAAGGCGTTCGTTGCCCAATGGAATTATCAACCTATTTCAGAATTAACGAAGGAGGAACAGGACAGTTTGAAAGAACGTTAGTTGTTGCCGACAAAGGAAGTTATGTTTCTTATTTAGAAGGTTGTACCGCTCCTAGTCGAGATGAAAATCAATTACATGCCGCCGTGGTTGAATTAATTGCCATGGACGATGCTGAAATTAAATATTCTACGGTTCAGAACTGGTACCCAGGAAATGCAGAAGGAAAAGGTGGTGTTTACAATTTTGTAACCAAAAGAGCCATTTGTGAAACCAATGCAAAAGTTTCTTGGACACAAGTAGAAACTGGTTCGGCAGTTACTTGGAAATACCCAAGTTGTATTTTAAAAGGAGATAATTCGGTTGGAGAATTTTATTCAATTGCCGTTACCAATAATTATCAACAAGCCGATACTGGTACTAAAATGATTCACTTAGGTAAAAACACCAAGTCAACCATTATATCAAAAGGAATATCCGCAGGAAAATCACAAAACAGTTATAGAGGATTAGTCCAAATTGGCTCTCGTGCCGAAAATGCACGTAACTTCTCGCAATGTGATTCTTTATTAATGGGTAATCAGTGTGGTGCACACACCTTTCCATATATCGAAACAAAAAATAAATCGGCGCAAATAGAACACGAAGCAACGACAAGTAAAATTGGAGAAGACCAATTATTTTACTGTAATCAACGTGGAATTGATACCGAAAAAGCAATTGCATTAATCGTAAACGGATTTAGTAAAGAAGTACTAAATAAATTACCAATGGAATTTGCTGTAGAAGCACAAAAATTATTAGAAATCAGTTTAGAAGGAAGCGTTGGTTAA